From one Culex quinquefasciatus strain JHB chromosome 3, VPISU_Cqui_1.0_pri_paternal, whole genome shotgun sequence genomic stretch:
- the LOC6049340 gene encoding lysosome membrane protein 2 isoform X1 codes for MGLHKNYLKVGHNASNQLFGLPPRGPSGPTPLSMLISQGAKFNNSRLAVIIFGIATLIAGVILSSVPWLNIFIMKNLRLWNGTLSFHYWQRPGVTRLTKVYIFNVTNPEGFLTGEKPKLVEVGPFVYREDMEKVNIKFHDNYTVTYQHKKILQFVPELSVDKNQRITTPNIPLLTISTQSNYLGYFLTKTISLVLTATKYKPFISLTADELVFGYDDTLVSLAHRFYPRNRRPMSQMGLLNGRNGTLTEYATMHTGHTGMEKFGYFDKLNGLDHMPQWEKEPCSSIEASEGSFFPPREVTNSDVVYIYDKDLCRSLPLVYRHPVEKDGIGADLYTLAEDAYGPPNENNSCYDHPDYKKYQGLQNISPCQYGAPVYISNPHFFQSDPQLLDAVEGLKPEKDIHQTFFKIQPKLGVPLEGQVRVQLNLLVEESSNVMATKHFRNFVFPIMWLEEGVSELTPPIRRWIYLATVFAPTALPIVSYGAILTGTFALIYVFVRAYKNFVFTSDPATEFLEMGRRSIRRGSSMIINGQHRILLQRDSYILLNNNNVNGLHNNNLHNQEQHHHRNKDQSLLSEDDSPA; via the exons ATGGGATTGCACAAAAACTACCTGAAAGTTGGACACAATGCCAGTAATCAGCTGTTCGGCCTGCCACCACGTGGCCCCAGTGGCCCTACGCCGCTATCGATGCTTATTTCGCAGGGAGCGAAGTTCAACAACA GTCGCTTAGCAGTAATTATATTCGGGATAGCTACCCTCATCGCTGGTGTGATATTATCTTCGGTTCCttggttaaatatttttattatgaag aatttaagattaTGGAATGGCACACTCAGCTTCCACTATTGGCAGCGACCCGGTGTCACTAGGTTAACTAAGGTGTATATTTTTAACGTAACCAATCCGGAGGGGTTTCTCACCGGTGAAAAGCCAAAACTAGTTGAAGTAGGACCGTTCGTTTATAG AGAAGATATGGAAAAAGTGAATATCAAGTTCCATGACAACTACACTGTAACATACCAGCACAAGAAAATCTTACAATTTGTTCCTGAGCTAAGCGTAGATAAGAACCAACGAATAACGACACCAAATATTCCACTGCTG ACCATCTCGACCCAGAGCAACTACCTGGGCTACTTCCTGACGAAGACCATCTCGCTGGTGCTGACGGCGACCAAGTACAAGCCCTTCATTTCACTAACCGCGGACGAGCTGGTGTTTGGGTACGACGACACGCTCGTGAGTCTGGCGCATCGGTTCTACCCCCGAAATCGACGGCCTATGTCACAGATGGGGTTGCTGAATGGG CGGAACGGCACCCTAACGGAATACGCCACCATGCACACGGGCCACACGGGGATGGAAAAGTTCGGCTACTTTGACAAACTGAACGGCCTCGACCACATGCCCCAGTGGGAGAAGGAACCGTGCTCGAGCATCGAGGCGTCCGAGGGTTCGTTCTTCCCGCCGCGGGAGGTCACCAACTCGGACGTGGTGTACATCTACGACAAGGACCTGTGCCGGTCGCTGCCGCTGGTCTACCGCCACCCGGTCGAGAAGGATG GGATTGGAGCGGATCTTTACACCCTGGCGGAGGATGCGTACGGGCCACCGAATGAGAACAACAGCTGCTACGACCACCCGGATTACAAGAAGTACCAAGGTCTGCAGAACATCAGCCCGTGCCAGTATG GGGCTCCCGTGTACATCTCTAATCCGCACTTTTTCCAGTCGGACCCACAGCTGTTGGATGCAGTCGAGGGGTTGAAGCCCGAGAAGGACATTCATCAGACCTTCTTCAAAATTCAACCA AAACTTGGAGTACCTCTGGAGGGTCAGGTCCGCGTCCAGCTCAATCTTCTAGTCGAGGAGTCATCCAACGTGATGGCGACCAAACACTTCAGGAACTTTGTCTTCCCGATCATGTGGCTCGAGGAG GGCGTCAGTGAACTCACACCGCCGATCCGGCGCTGGATCTACCTGGCCACGGTGTTCGCCCCGACGGCGTTACCGATCGTGTCCTACGGCGCGATCCTGACCGGAACCTTCGCGCTGATCTACGTGTTTGTGCGCGCCTACAAGAACTTTGTGTTCACGTCGGATCCCGCGACCGAGTTCCTCGAGATGGGCCGACGGTCGATCCGCCGTGGCAGCAGCATGATCATCAACGGCCAGCACCGGATTCTGCTCCAGCGGGACAGCTACATCCTGCTGAACAACAACAACGTCAACGGGCTGCACAACAACAATCTGCACAACCAGGAGCAACACCATCATCGCAACAAGGACCAAAGTTTGCTCAGCGAGGACGATTCGCCGGCCTAA
- the LOC6049340 gene encoding scavenger receptor class B member 1 isoform X2, with protein sequence MEKVNIKFHDNYTVTYQHKKILQFVPELSVDKNQRITTPNIPLLTISTQSNYLGYFLTKTISLVLTATKYKPFISLTADELVFGYDDTLVSLAHRFYPRNRRPMSQMGLLNGRNGTLTEYATMHTGHTGMEKFGYFDKLNGLDHMPQWEKEPCSSIEASEGSFFPPREVTNSDVVYIYDKDLCRSLPLVYRHPVEKDGIGADLYTLAEDAYGPPNENNSCYDHPDYKKYQGLQNISPCQYGAPVYISNPHFFQSDPQLLDAVEGLKPEKDIHQTFFKIQPKLGVPLEGQVRVQLNLLVEESSNVMATKHFRNFVFPIMWLEEGVSELTPPIRRWIYLATVFAPTALPIVSYGAILTGTFALIYVFVRAYKNFVFTSDPATEFLEMGRRSIRRGSSMIINGQHRILLQRDSYILLNNNNVNGLHNNNLHNQEQHHHRNKDQSLLSEDDSPA encoded by the exons ATGGAAAAAGTGAATATCAAGTTCCATGACAACTACACTGTAACATACCAGCACAAGAAAATCTTACAATTTGTTCCTGAGCTAAGCGTAGATAAGAACCAACGAATAACGACACCAAATATTCCACTGCTG ACCATCTCGACCCAGAGCAACTACCTGGGCTACTTCCTGACGAAGACCATCTCGCTGGTGCTGACGGCGACCAAGTACAAGCCCTTCATTTCACTAACCGCGGACGAGCTGGTGTTTGGGTACGACGACACGCTCGTGAGTCTGGCGCATCGGTTCTACCCCCGAAATCGACGGCCTATGTCACAGATGGGGTTGCTGAATGGG CGGAACGGCACCCTAACGGAATACGCCACCATGCACACGGGCCACACGGGGATGGAAAAGTTCGGCTACTTTGACAAACTGAACGGCCTCGACCACATGCCCCAGTGGGAGAAGGAACCGTGCTCGAGCATCGAGGCGTCCGAGGGTTCGTTCTTCCCGCCGCGGGAGGTCACCAACTCGGACGTGGTGTACATCTACGACAAGGACCTGTGCCGGTCGCTGCCGCTGGTCTACCGCCACCCGGTCGAGAAGGATG GGATTGGAGCGGATCTTTACACCCTGGCGGAGGATGCGTACGGGCCACCGAATGAGAACAACAGCTGCTACGACCACCCGGATTACAAGAAGTACCAAGGTCTGCAGAACATCAGCCCGTGCCAGTATG GGGCTCCCGTGTACATCTCTAATCCGCACTTTTTCCAGTCGGACCCACAGCTGTTGGATGCAGTCGAGGGGTTGAAGCCCGAGAAGGACATTCATCAGACCTTCTTCAAAATTCAACCA AAACTTGGAGTACCTCTGGAGGGTCAGGTCCGCGTCCAGCTCAATCTTCTAGTCGAGGAGTCATCCAACGTGATGGCGACCAAACACTTCAGGAACTTTGTCTTCCCGATCATGTGGCTCGAGGAG GGCGTCAGTGAACTCACACCGCCGATCCGGCGCTGGATCTACCTGGCCACGGTGTTCGCCCCGACGGCGTTACCGATCGTGTCCTACGGCGCGATCCTGACCGGAACCTTCGCGCTGATCTACGTGTTTGTGCGCGCCTACAAGAACTTTGTGTTCACGTCGGATCCCGCGACCGAGTTCCTCGAGATGGGCCGACGGTCGATCCGCCGTGGCAGCAGCATGATCATCAACGGCCAGCACCGGATTCTGCTCCAGCGGGACAGCTACATCCTGCTGAACAACAACAACGTCAACGGGCTGCACAACAACAATCTGCACAACCAGGAGCAACACCATCATCGCAACAAGGACCAAAGTTTGCTCAGCGAGGACGATTCGCCGGCCTAA